TTttttaaagaggaaaaaagttaataattctCCTATTGCTAAATCTTTCGACATACAAACTAGAACTCGATTAGATGCAAAAATTGTTAGAATGTTTTACACTTGTGGGcttccttttaattttgctaaGAATCCAAACTATGTTAATGTTTTTCCATTTGCAGCTAATCATTCATTGGGTGGTTATGTGTCTCCTAgatacaataaattaataattacattacTTCAACAAGAGAAATCAAATGTAGAGAGGTTGTTGGAACCTAGATCGAAAAAGGTGTTAGTATTGTTAGTGATGGATGGAGTGCACAGAAGAGGTCTTTGATTAATTTCATCGTTGTTTGTGAATTTGGCTTGATGTTTATTAAAGCTGCTACTTGTGTggtaaagttaaagataaatattccATTGCTAATTTCTTGAAGGAAAAAATTTATAAGGTTGATCATCAAAAAGTAATTCAAGTAATAAGTGATAATGTTAAAAATTGCAAAGGTGTTAGGATCATTAAAGGCAtgttttcacatatttattcgACTCCATGTGTTGTCCATATTCTAAACCtagctttgaaaaatatctaTACAACTAAAAAAGTGGAATCTAATCAAGAGACATGATGAACGTCACTAGATAACTAAAATTCATGGTGATGTCATTGtaattaagaatttcataatGAACCAGTCAATACAATTGGCTATGTTTAATCAATTTAGTCCTTTGAAATTACTTTCAATCGCGGAcacttgttttgtttttatttttgttaaactcaaaatatttaagttaattaGGTGTACTCTAGAATCAATGATTGTAAGTGAACAACGGGGACAATATAAAGATTGATCAAGGCAAAGAAAATTTGTTTGTGATAAGCTGTTCGATGAGAATTGGTAGGCGAAGGTCAATTACATTCTTGTTTTCACTGCACtgatttatgatatgatttgaTTGTATGATACAAATAAGTTATGTCTTCATTTGGTTTATGAGTATTATGATTCAACATTTAAAAGgtcaaatatgttatttatgaaCACAAAGGAAAGTTTTCAACCGAGGATTCTTCTTTCTATTCGATGGTCCATAGTATTCTTTATAATTGTTGGGCAAGGAGTAATACTCCACTCCATTATCTAGCTCATTCATTGAATCCAAggtaaatatctaattgaattatatatttctttcatactcattttatatatctatttattaaattaggtGTTGATTTGTTaactatttgatatatttattgtttgtcAAGGTTTTTATAGTGAACAATGGCTTCAAGGAGATGAAGGTAGAGTGTCTTCTCATATGGATAGGGAAGTATCCATTGAAAGGAACAAATATTTTAGAAGAATCTTTTCTTAAGGTAAGTGTGTTAAAGCATAGATGAATATGCTAACTTCTCCCTCAAAAACAGTTCATTTGAGGATCCTGACTCAATTGGTGCTAGATTTGATACAGAACCAAGGAAGTGATGAGCGTGTTTTGTTTCAAGTGCTCCATTGCTTCAAAGGTTCGCATTCAAAGTACTCGAACAACCTATTTCCTCCTCTTGTGAAAGGAATTGGAATACTTATTTCTTCATTCATTCAATTAGGAGgcataaattaatttcaaaacatgTCAAAAACTTGGTCTTTGTTCAtaacaatttttgtttgttatCAATGGTCAGCTCAAAGTATTATGATGGTAAAGAGAAAATGTTAAATGTTGGTGGAGATAGCTTAGGGAGTATGGAAGATATAAGAGTTATTGAATTAGCCAACCTCTCATTAGATGAACTAAAATTAGAATCTGCCTTTTTCGATGAAAATGCTAATGATATAATGGATAAGAAGAATGATCAAAcagagaaaatacaataaatatattaatacttcatttatttttttccattatgtTTTGCTTAATAACTTGGATATTGAACCTTTGAAACTATTCTTTTGATAAAACAATGTTGAGTTTGTAAATTggtttatttacattttgatataatatattgatttacatatatgtttttttccattataaaagatgaatatataaatatttatttaatttatacatacaagTTTCAAACAGTTAAGTTTGTAGTGTAATTTGGGcctgaaatttttttgttatatgttgTTATGAAATGGTGGAGAAAGTCAATGTTCTTATTTTGTGTCCTATGAAAGTGTTAGCTGACAAAGTAATTTTCTTTCACACTGTTGCATCAACTGTAAATTGAGTGTTAAATTGTaaatgttgtattttttttaaaattaaaatacttgttactgtattttttataaaaaattgatatttataaaaaatactttatatttttaatatttacacgtttctatttcattttttattttttgagaaaatacattccGACGTCTTCATTTCCATGCTACCTAGGCCCTAAGCATGTTTCAAACATTCAAAACAACATGAAAATCATTATTCAGTACAGAGTTGGTTTAAGAATCTGAAAACATAATCGCCCTAATTTCTCAGCTACTCTTATTTCAAAAGGTTTCTCTTCTCTATTTTGATACAAAGCATAGATTCCTATTGCAGATTTCATaagaataattaacaaataaacagCGTCAACGGCACAATTTAGAACCTTGCATGACGTGCAAAATTCAACACGAGAACAGACAGATTTTGCAGATGTTGAGAACATGAGATCTATGTTGTCGTCGGTATGAGAGCCAATATTTGATTTCTAATGATTCCCATGCATTTCTGTATCTCTACATAAATTGGAAGATTCTGTGAACAACACGGCTGCAAACTCGTAACAGCTGAATCTAGTACCTGTGCAACATCTGAGGGAGGGAACTGTCGTTCTGTACAGTTCTGCGATTTTTTATCAAGGCAATAAAATTGAGTTATATTATGTGCATATTTTTCAATCTAACAGCCAAATCTTACTTCACAAAACACACTCAAAGAGGAACCAAAAATGAATACCAAGCTGTCCACTAAAATCAGAAAGTTATGCcaggaacaaaaattttatcgGCCATTCAGATATAATACAacaataatgtaattatattttaattgatccAACGACAAAAATAGTAACCAAATCTTCGTGGTTGTGAATGTGAAGATTGACAACATATTGCTACATCCAACAgttataaaatccaaaaaaaaaaaaaaaatgatgttgtAATAGCACAATGCAATGGCATATCACCTGTGTTTTACAGCAGGAAATACCTTACAAAGAAACAGAACTGATGAACAAGGTTGGGCGTAATCACTAacataataaagttaaaaacCACTAGTCTTTGGTTTTAGTATTTGAGTATTTATATTAAGATCCATCAACGTAAAAAGTTAAATCTtgcaaacaaatatttaaaagaaaaaagagagaaaagataagaaaagaacataaaattaaaaagtttaccTGAATCATGAGAAAGGTAGCTACGCAATTTGCAATTAATTCTGAGGGAATTTGGGCAGCATTTTCATTAGGCAAATTGTTCAACTTAGAATCGGGCACATGATCATTTGCCAATGAATTTGATGTGCAGGTGTTCAGCTGATCCTCAACCGGTGAAGTAAGAGTGACGTGAACTAAATCTATGGGGGTAGAGGATGTGGATGGAACACCTAATTCATCCACTGAAAGCCTATTATTTACAAAATCAATAGCATCCTCAATTTTCTCGATGCCATTTCCTCCACTCTTCAAAGATGACATTGCCTGAAATGGTTAACGTGGTCAGAATAAATGCACTGTATTAAAGCTAAGATGGTGAGGCCACAACCATGATAAGAAGATTAACAATTTTTGGGATAATTGAATAATAACCCTATTTGATCAAGAGACTAAATCATTGCCGTATACCTAGCAGATTTATAGAAACTTTTCCTTTTATGAGGCCAAATCAAGACTGCTACAGCACTGCCaacccaattaaaaaaaaaaaaaatccccttTGGACTGCAAGGTGCTAAACACTGACTATGTATCTCATGtagctaaaaaggaaaatggCTACACTATTGAGGGAAGCATTTAGCCACAATGGACGCAGAGACCCAGCAAGTAAAGGTAGGGGTTAAATCTAATTTGTGTGTGATAGTTCACGTTTAACATATGTGCACTTGAAATAATTCTTATTGATAATCACACAcacccaaaaataataataaaggaatAACAAGATGAAGAACCCTTAGAATCTTCCTTGGTGGTATTCTACCTTAGAAATACCTTCAAGGTAAAGGGTTCAAGGCTGGTATTTGCAATTACCAATGCGATTggaggaagatgaagaagaaaaaaaactaaagttgaGATTTGAGGAAAGTACATCCATAGAGTAGAGATCCACAGAGATATTGGAAAAATAACGAGGGGAACAAATCTACACAAGACAGTGACTAATTCTCCCTTTTCTATGTGAAAACAAGCAAACCATACAAAGGTTCacttgaaataataaaaatagaaaaagaatgtCTTTAAATCGAATGAAGGTTAAACGGAAGAACAAGTAATCTATAAAGTGTTTGAAGCATAGCAGATACCTATAAGTAGCCAACGAGGACAGAAATAGGGTTATCTGGGCTTTCTTACCTGCACAGCAGCATCAACCATTTTCTGGGCTTTAGTTCTTGAACTTTCAACAATTTCAGCAACATGAGACCCAGATTCTTGGGTTTGGTAAGCCATGTAATCAAAAGAGCTTGAGTGGGCACTGGGGTCACCTAAGCTAGCCATGGACTTTGACCATAAAAGAGGGATGTTCCCTTGATAAGTATTGCGCTGCCTCAAAAAAAGGAGAGCAGAAGAAACCtgcatataaaagaaaattaagtcaAGCAAGTGCTACCTGATTAAAGTAAAATGTTTTGAGATAAAGGAAATGGAAGAATCTGAAAAGTGGTCCATGGATAATTCATGCCAGCTCATTGACTTCGTTTAGCTGTAAGAGTATGGCAGCGTATTGCTTCTTAAAAAGTTCAGAATCCTTAAAAGAGTTATCTCCATCCCTTTGGTTTTCCAACACCTCATCATTCATGCGCCTCAACTCGGACACCACAGCCTCCTGCAAGATCAATATCATCCAGAACTTGAAATGATTTGTATATGAAccttatgaaagaaaaaaggtGAGGAGGATGGGGGTATAAAGTATATAGAATACAACCCAGATAAAGCAAATAACTACAATCTAGACACCTTTCCCACTCAAATTACATATCATGAAACTAGAACACCATTACAATTGTCTCAAAGACCTCTGATCATTCAAAAAGCAACCAGGAAGGTTTTCGCGAAGCAGCAgctataaaaccctaaaagatgGATTTCCTCTAGGATGacatgttaaaattataaagcaGTCAAGATAGAGCTGAATTCGAACTGAGCATGTTCGAGCTCGAACAAGCCAAAAACGAGTCTACTAGATACGAACTCGAGCCTAAACCCAAGCTATATATATTGAAGTTCGCGAACTCGATCTCAAACCCGAGCTATAGAGCAAAGCAGCTCACAAGCCATGTGAGCTCGCTATATTTAGCAAAAACAACactttataattaaatgttatacaGCGTTTTTGTTTCAATCAAGACAAAAGGGAAAAATTGAGGAAAAGGAGCAATGAACTTCATcgaaatcaaacatattttttataaatcaagaACAGTAAAGCCAGCTATCCAACCACCCTTATTCTAgctatgtaatttttttaattaataacttaaactttaaaaagaagaTGGCGGAGCAGACTCATCTAATACACCAAGAATGTGAAGTTTTATGTAAACAAACCCCAAGAAAGGATATTAATAACTCCCAAGTTCCAGCAACTAAATCAcacaattattaattatgttattcaCCAATAAATGCTTGAGATGcctgacaaaaaaaattaagacaacTACTTCCATTTAgacatttttaatttgttgcagATTATGTTAACCAATTGGAGTTTGCTAAGAAACTCGGCTTGGCTCAGGCTTGATAAGCCCAactgagccgagctcaagcAGCTCGCCAGACGGCAAGCTCAAACCGGATCAGGCATTTCTCAGGCTTACCAAGCCtgaactcaagcttgagctcggttCTTCATTAGCCGAGCCAAATTCTCAAATCTAGCCCTAATCCAAGACAATGTAAAATTGAAACCTCAGGACAGCGGCACCATGAATTACCAAAAAGGTAGAAATAACATTAGGGAAAAAATGATACTTAAACAAGGACAAAAGAGACATACATCTTTGAATTAATTCTATGCATATTAAAGGATTCTgagaagtaaaaaaaatatgaaattggtGCATGATCATGTATACCTTTTTGTTAAGAGCACGAGTCAATTCAGAAAGAGCATGGACATCAGCTTCCTTTCCTTGGACATGCACAGTAATAGAAGGCTGCAAGGTTGTTTGCTGAGCATTAATATTTTCACCAGGCCCAACTCTAACCTGCAATGTATAGCTTGATAAAATCCCCTGAACAAAATAGTTCCCTCTTCTCTTCATCTGAAAATTCTGGAATCTTAGCTCAGGTGTAAGATTGTAGAGCCATTGGCACAAGTACTTAGAGAAAAAGAAGGTGGGGTGGGATGGAGGATTTAAAGTTGGTGAAATACTTCATTTGGTTGAGCATATAAAGACAATCCCaggaaataaaaaacataattcagaATTATTTGTTCTTTAAAAAGCAAACGAGCACCCTTTCCTAATTTCAAGTTACAGATCTGATAATAGACATACAATATAGATCACGATATGAACTGCCTGTGATTTACCTATTTATATGTGTACAGCAAAAAATGATTCTATAAACCACTTACCTTTTGCTGCTGTAATAAATGGTTGACGCGTTGATTAGTTGAAGGGGACATATGAGATGGACCATTGCCGTTCTCCAGGTTCTCACATAGGGCAAATTTCATGCATCCTTCCACATTCCTTTCTCTCAGTTGCACATTTGATTTGAGCTCATTAAGATTCTCAATAAATTTACCAAAGACAACATTTTGCCTTGTAAGAGATGCAGGCAAATTTTCAAATGGATTTAAAGGCATGCAATCAATATCCTGTTATGAAAGAGCTATTATGCCTTGAATAATACAACCACTGAAAAGGTAGAGGGCAGAATATGGTAAGAAGCAATTTGTCTCAGGAGGCAACCATGTCTAATATttgtaagaaaaacaataaactaAATCTGGCATGGGCCTCTAGACTTTAGTCTGGTGTTTTGCCATTTTTCCACAATTAGCTTCATAGTACAAGACAAATATCTCCATGGTGCCACTTATTTATGTAAAAGATGTCCACATTCATTGGTTAAGAATATAAGTATACAAAAgcttttaaacaaaaacaaaatgaagataTAAGGAATTATTAGATTTGCAATAAAAAGACTTACCTTGACAAACTCAACCCCTAGATCATGTCGGTCAAACTGAACCCTGTATCGACTGTGATCAACAGTTAGTACACTTCCATCATGAATCTCTCTTGTCCTTGGATGAACAGCAATAATTTTTTGCCCAACAACCAATGGTCGGGCCAAATCAGCTGGAAGTCCTTCCCTAATACCAGCATGAAGTTCGGAATAATGATTTCTGACAGAGTCCCTATAATGGTAAAGCTTATCTCTTTCTTCCTTCAAGAATGGCTCAGCAAACCTCCGTGGCCTGCCAAGGGAACTGTGCCAACAAGAAAACCAAAATGACTATTACAGCCAAAATGTGCCAAGAATACAGAAAAACTCCATATTGAAAAGAAGTTAAAAGGCTAATACCTCTTAATGACACCCCATTCAACATGAGTTAATCTCGGCACATGACTCAACCCTACATGATCTAAGTACTCGGCAAACTCCCTTTTAGCAAACCATGGGTAATCAATTGAGCTGTAGAACCACTCAAAAACACACCATCTCTGTACTAGGTACCAAGATAGGCAACCAGAAAGCTGATCCtgcatatataatatacaaaattaggGAAAATCAAGATTAGAGAAACTATAATGAATTTGAACAGTGAACCATATCAGACCTTTAGTTTTAGTGTTTTGTCATTTAAAGATGGAACTGCTTTATAAGACTGGCCATTTAAAAGATCCCCAGAAGACTTTGTATCCATCTGAATCAGGAGTTTTCGTGGAGTATTCTTCCGCTTGCTCCCGACTTTGGTGGGTAAATTGATCTCGTTTGTTGATGGAACATGTGTGGTTGATGGACCTGCATTATTCGATTCCTTTCTCTGACCAGTACTAGAAGTACGTTCAGGAGGTTTCACCAATTTTCCATGTTTTGGTTGTGCTGAACTGTGAGTACGCTTACCTTTACTCACAAACTTCTTCAACTCATCTGTGGCctacatagataaaaggaaaacATCAGCCAAAATAGGCACATAAAAGTTACAAAGAACAAAATCCAGTTGCAACAAATAGACAGATCAACTGATAGCACATTCCCATATGGAAAAATAATAGCAACTTAAGGCTCATAATAGGAGGGAAAAGAAATGACGGAGAAAACAGTACAAACTTTAAAACCTGGAATTTCCCTATAAAGCAAACAAATGATAAATAGAATTATACCTACTTTCTTCATATCTCCTAAAAGGAAGAACACAAGCATACAATGAAAGTGTTAGGACCTAGGGTGTACAAGAAGAAACATGAGGGTCAAAGCAGGGGAATCTTGAATTGTAGCAAGAAAAGAGGGATATGTGGGAAGcaaaaaggaaatgaatgaAGTGACAGCACAAAACAGACAAGGCATACAATAAAAGCAGATGAAAgtggaaagaaaaaagagggGGAAAATGGGGCAAATTGCTTGGGGAGGATTCAACACTTCTATTGCCAGAAATTGTTTATCATTCTTCACCCATTTATGAGTTTCGTGACTCTTGGtttattatgtttattgttCATACTTGTTAGAAggattatttaattcaatttaatacaCATACATAGTCAATTGGAATCGTTTCACTACTATCTACTAAGTTTTGTGTGTTGGTGGTGTATTGTATTTGCTGGGAAATTGTTGGATGTTATCTGGTTTGTTTGACAGATTGCTATTAGATTGCTTAATGAATTTTGCATGTTGGTTGTATATTGGATTTGTTGAGAAATTGTTGAGTGCTATCTAGTTTCTTTGATAGGTCTGATTCTATAGCATGCAGTGTCTCTGAGTATGAGTCTCCAACTCAACACATTTTACACCCACCGACACCATATCCAATTGTTGCATTTGCCCCACAAGCCCAATCAATTACCATTCAAGCACAATTCATATTCTATAATTAGGAAATTCCCATtctgttaggattgggacacttgtcctcaatccaatggtcaatttctattataaatatatgttttgggttttaaaagaatgagaggaaaaaatatattggGGTTTTGTTTGAGGGTAACCATCCTTGGCTGATCTAGAGAGGTCTTCGACGCCTCGAACAACTGGAAAATGGGAGGCTCCGAACTCCTTGAAAtgttcggtttatctttgtaatattttaattaatgaaatagttttaatttattatgttttttggattttaattttgtgttttagtaTAATAAGAACTGAGTTCCTAACAAAATGGAATCAGAGCATTCAATCCAGTGGGGAAGACAAATGATGGTCGAAAAAGTGAAGATTCATCAGAAAAAGTGTAGAGTCGCCGAAAAATGTTCACAGAGGAGGCTGACTTGAAGAAGAATCATCACAGGGAGAAATGAGTCCGAAAGtgcaaaaagagaagaagaggaaaacaaaaacaaaagaagaagaagaagaaggaggaggagaagaaaatgaaacgcTGGTggaagcgaaaaaaaaaaacagaaaacagaaGGGAGAAAAcgtagagaagaaaaaagaagagaaaaagacgagaagaagaaaagagaaaggagagagaaaaaatttttaaaaaaaaaggtggagGGCAGTGGCAGTGGGTTTGTTGGGAAATGGAGGAGAGCTTCTGCTGGGAAAATAGAAGGAAAGGCAGTAGGTGGGTTTcttgggaagagaaaaagaaaagatgtggggccaatggaaaaaaaaaagtgaataagCAACAATAGAGAGAAGGGGTAgggagattaaaaaataataataataataaaaaattaaaaaaacaaaaaaaaatgtttaaatcagaaaaaaattaaaaaagaaaaaaaatcattatataaatatccattttgagaaaaatatggttttgaaggggagggaaatgttaggattaggacacttgtcctcaatccaatggtcaatttctattataaatatatgttttgggttttaaaagaaagggagaagaaaatatgttagggttttgtttgaggGCAGCCATCCTTGGCTGATTTAGAGAAGTCTCTGGCACCTCGAACGGCCAAAAAATGGGAGGCCCTGAACTCCTTGAAATGTTcagtttatctttgtaatattttgattaatgaaatagttttagtttattatgttttttgtgttttaattttatgttttagtaAAATAAGAGCTGGGTTCCTAACACATTCCAACCCAAACTCTTCTCACCACACTCCAATCCACTCATCCCATACACCAACCCAAATGCTCTCATCCACACACTCCAACCCAAATCACATAAACACAGCCCGACCCAACTTCAACACACAAACTGATCACCCACCTAGACCAATCCAAACAACTTTAATCCAAGTCGAAACAAACCAACAACCATTGCCCTTGACTCATTCAAGCAAGAAGTCTAGACAGACAATGGCAAGAGCAAATGATGCCCACGTGATGGGATGATAACTTCCTTCCAACAACTACGTTTCATATGTGATGAGAGATTTCGACCCAACCACGGATGCAGAAATCAAtagtttcatgttttattagtcaaaataaGTGAATAACCAGCAAGTGAGGACCAAGTTCCTAAAGAAATTGGCCAACATAATGCTACCAAGAACAACTCTTATCCTACACATCTCTTTGGTTCATGgtaaaatttttgtttggatCAACTTTAAAGACATTTGTAAAAAGAGAGGAATCTTTAAGAAAATACTAGTGGAAAATAGGAAAATCATAGAGACCTTGATGAAGTTTTTGTTAAGTACGAGGCTTGGTTAGAAGATGACTTATTGGTCTCCAAATCTCATGGGGTGGAATTCACTACTGAAAAAGGATATTTATGCTTTGTCTTAGCAAAAGCAGTCAAAACAATGAAGAAAGGGGAGGAGTGCTATTGTAAGCAAAACCTCAACATGGTTTTCGGGAGATCGACAGAAACATAGTAGGGTTTGGCGGTAGCAGTGCCTCCTAATGGTACCTTCCAAATAAAACTAAAGTTGGACTCTTAGAAAattgtttctaatattttttttgttcactGTACCCAGGGGTTTACCTATCCGGCGAAGTCGGGCAGAGTTCCTCcaatcacccaaaaaaaaaaagtttctaaTATTACCAAAGACAAAAACATGCTGAAAAAGATCTTTCAGGAGGGAGAGGGATATGAAAAACCTAATAATAATGTAGTCATACAAGTGGAATTAACTAGGAAGTCAAATGAGTT
Above is a genomic segment from Mangifera indica cultivar Alphonso chromosome 3, CATAS_Mindica_2.1, whole genome shotgun sequence containing:
- the LOC123212110 gene encoding protein ALWAYS EARLY 3-like isoform X4 yields the protein MAPTRKSRSVGKRHSYASEVVSKKKGGNADKSGQRKRKLSDMLGPQWSKEELEHFYEAYRKYGKDWKKVAAAVRNRSLEMVEALFTMNRAYLSLPEGTASVVGLIAMMTDHYGVLEGSESEQESDEGTGASQKSQKRAGGKFQNRATKGSDEPFPDLLQFQSAASNYGCLSLLKKRRSESRPRAVAKRTPRVPVSYSYDKDNAEKYLSPIRQGLKPRVGTIDDDVAHEIALALTEASQRGGSPQVSQTPKRKRGTPSPVQNNVRMRDESEMTNSKLHGGEMDEDGCELSLGSTEADNGYYARDRSHLMDTENTGTFEGQQKGKRSHGKRPKLEESVNNQLDDIKEACSGTEEGQTMGAVKGKFGMEVDEKISRSTYKGSRKRSKKVLFKRDEGSTFDALQTLADLSLMMPETTVDTESSIQVKEDKSIDESKVKGSRSSPGVKVTAYKTSKLGKYHSDNNGDVPEAEEGNHQTNARTRTKRQKFLPFKLRMDEQIPKPEDNTDSHLDRSQKIEATDELKKFVSKGKRTHSSAQPKHGKLVKPPERTSSTGQRKESNNAGPSTTHVPSTNEINLPTKVGSKRKNTPRKLLIQMDTKSSGDLLNGQSYKAVPSLNDKTLKLKDQLSGCLSWYLVQRWCVFEWFYSSIDYPWFAKREFAEYLDHVGLSHVPRLTHVEWGVIKSSLGRPRRFAEPFLKEERDKLYHYRDSVRNHYSELHAGIREGLPADLARPLVVGQKIIAVHPRTREIHDGSVLTVDHSRYRVQFDRHDLGVEFVKDIDCMPLNPFENLPASLTRQNVVFGKFIENLNELKSNVQLRERNVEGCMKFALCENLENGNGPSHMSPSTNQRVNHLLQQQKVRVGPGENINAQQTTLQPSITVHVQGKEADVHALSELTRALNKKEAVVSELRRMNDEVLENQRDGDNSFKDSELFKKQYAAILLQLNEVNELVSSALLFLRQRNTYQGNIPLLWSKSMASLGDPSAHSSSFDYMAYQTQESGSHVAEIVESSRTKAQKMVDAAVQAMSSLKSGGNGIEKIEDAIDFVNNRLSVDELGVPSTSSTPIDLVHVTLTSPVEDQLNTCTSNSLANDHVPDSKLNNLPNENAAQIPSELIANCVATFLMIQNCTERQFPPSDVAQVLDSAVTSLQPCCSQNLPIYVEIQKCMGIIRNQILALIPTTT
- the LOC123212110 gene encoding protein ALWAYS EARLY 3-like isoform X2 — its product is MAPTRKSRSVGKRHSYASEVVSKKKGGNADKSGQRKRKLSDMLGPQWSKEELEHFYEAYRKYGKDWKKVAAAVRNRSLEMVEALFTMNRAYLSLPEGTASVVGLIAMMTDHYGVLFLTWQEGSESEQESDEGTGASQKSQKRAGGKFQNRATKGSDEPFPDLLQFQSAASNYGCLSLLKKRRSESRPRAVAKRTPRVPVSYSYDKDNAEKYLSPIRQGLKPRVGTIDDDVAHEIALALTEASQRGGSPQVSQTPKRKRGTPSPVQNNVRMRDESEMTNSKLHGGEMDEDGCELSLGSTEADNGYYARDRSHLMDTENTGTFEGQQKGKRSHGKRPKLEESVNNQLDDIKEACSGTEEGQTMGAVKGKFGMEVDEKISRSTYKGSRKRSKKVLFKRDEGSTFDALQTLADLSLMMPETTVDTESSIQVKEDKSIDESKVKGSRSSPGVKVTAYKTSKLGKYHSDNNGDVPEAEEGNHQTNARTRTKRQKFLPFKLRMDIPKPEDNTDSHLDRSQKIEATDELKKFVSKGKRTHSSAQPKHGKLVKPPERTSSTGQRKESNNAGPSTTHVPSTNEINLPTKVGSKRKNTPRKLLIQMDTKSSGDLLNGQSYKAVPSLNDKTLKLKDQLSGCLSWYLVQRWCVFEWFYSSIDYPWFAKREFAEYLDHVGLSHVPRLTHVEWGVIKSSLGRPRRFAEPFLKEERDKLYHYRDSVRNHYSELHAGIREGLPADLARPLVVGQKIIAVHPRTREIHDGSVLTVDHSRYRVQFDRHDLGVEFVKDIDCMPLNPFENLPASLTRQNVVFGKFIENLNELKSNVQLRERNVEGCMKFALCENLENGNGPSHMSPSTNQRVNHLLQQQKVRVGPGENINAQQTTLQPSITVHVQGKEADVHALSELTRALNKKEAVVSELRRMNDEVLENQRDGDNSFKDSELFKKQYAAILLQLNEVNELVSSALLFLRQRNTYQGNIPLLWSKSMASLGDPSAHSSSFDYMAYQTQESGSHVAEIVESSRTKAQKMVDAAVQAMSSLKSGGNGIEKIEDAIDFVNNRLSVDELGVPSTSSTPIDLVHVTLTSPVEDQLNTCTSNSLANDHVPDSKLNNLPNENAAQIPSELIANCVATFLMIQNCTERQFPPSDVAQVLDSAVTSLQPCCSQNLPIYVEIQKCMGIIRNQILALIPTTT
- the LOC123212110 gene encoding protein ALWAYS EARLY 3-like isoform X1, translated to MAPTRKSRSVGKRHSYASEVVSKKKGGNADKSGQRKRKLSDMLGPQWSKEELEHFYEAYRKYGKDWKKVAAAVRNRSLEMVEALFTMNRAYLSLPEGTASVVGLIAMMTDHYGVLFLTWQEGSESEQESDEGTGASQKSQKRAGGKFQNRATKGSDEPFPDLLQFQSAASNYGCLSLLKKRRSESRPRAVAKRTPRVPVSYSYDKDNAEKYLSPIRQGLKPRVGTIDDDVAHEIALALTEASQRGGSPQVSQTPKRKRGTPSPVQNNVRMRDESEMTNSKLHGGEMDEDGCELSLGSTEADNGYYARDRSHLMDTENTGTFEGQQKGKRSHGKRPKLEESVNNQLDDIKEACSGTEEGQTMGAVKGKFGMEVDEKISRSTYKGSRKRSKKVLFKRDEGSTFDALQTLADLSLMMPETTVDTESSIQVKEDKSIDESKVKGSRSSPGVKVTAYKTSKLGKYHSDNNGDVPEAEEGNHQTNARTRTKRQKFLPFKLRMDEQIPKPEDNTDSHLDRSQKIEATDELKKFVSKGKRTHSSAQPKHGKLVKPPERTSSTGQRKESNNAGPSTTHVPSTNEINLPTKVGSKRKNTPRKLLIQMDTKSSGDLLNGQSYKAVPSLNDKTLKLKDQLSGCLSWYLVQRWCVFEWFYSSIDYPWFAKREFAEYLDHVGLSHVPRLTHVEWGVIKSSLGRPRRFAEPFLKEERDKLYHYRDSVRNHYSELHAGIREGLPADLARPLVVGQKIIAVHPRTREIHDGSVLTVDHSRYRVQFDRHDLGVEFVKDIDCMPLNPFENLPASLTRQNVVFGKFIENLNELKSNVQLRERNVEGCMKFALCENLENGNGPSHMSPSTNQRVNHLLQQQKVRVGPGENINAQQTTLQPSITVHVQGKEADVHALSELTRALNKKEAVVSELRRMNDEVLENQRDGDNSFKDSELFKKQYAAILLQLNEVNELVSSALLFLRQRNTYQGNIPLLWSKSMASLGDPSAHSSSFDYMAYQTQESGSHVAEIVESSRTKAQKMVDAAVQAMSSLKSGGNGIEKIEDAIDFVNNRLSVDELGVPSTSSTPIDLVHVTLTSPVEDQLNTCTSNSLANDHVPDSKLNNLPNENAAQIPSELIANCVATFLMIQNCTERQFPPSDVAQVLDSAVTSLQPCCSQNLPIYVEIQKCMGIIRNQILALIPTTT